In Ipomoea triloba cultivar NCNSP0323 chromosome 15, ASM357664v1, one genomic interval encodes:
- the LOC116006147 gene encoding NDR1/HIN1-like protein 26: MADRVYPSAKQNGTAANPAAATATNGTAAAAATNPPKPQLYNPNRIPYRPTPTAYHRHDRRRCNCRRCFCLGCFWAVMIICILLLLAAIAGAIFYVLYRPQRPAFSVSSLKISQFNLTTTAADDTTRLTAKLNLTLSAKNPNKKLIYTYAPISLTAFASQVTLANGSFPGFLSDPNNITIIHSTLSLSSQVLDADSVSALNSDLKRRRGLPIRIVMDTMVVLKLEKLKSKKFGIRVTCEGIHSQTPKGKTPATATTSDASCKVDLRIKIWKWTF, encoded by the coding sequence ATGGCGGATAGAGTGTATCCATCTGCGAAACAGAACGGCACTGCGGCGAATCCGGCGGCGGCGACTGCGACTAACGgcacggcggcggcggcggcgacgaaTCCGCCGAAACCGCAGCTCTACAACCCTAACCGCATCCCCTACCGGCCGACTCCGACGGCCTACCACCGACACGACCGGCGGCGGTGCAATTGCCGCCGCTGCTTCTGCTTAGGTTGTTTCTGGGCCGTTATGATCATCTGTATCCTCCTCCTACTCGCCGCCATCGCCGGCGCGATCTTCTACGTTCTCTACCGCCCCCAACGCCCCGCATTCTCCGTCTCCTCCCTCAAGATCTCCCAATTCAACCTCACCACCACCGCCGCCGACGACACCACTCGCCTCACCGCCAAGCTAAACCTAACGCTCTCCGCCAAAAACCCTAACAAGAAATTGATCTACACCTACGCGCCCATCTCCCTCACCGCTTTCGCCTCCCAAGTAACCCTAGCCAACGGCTCCTTCCCGGGTTTCCTCAGCGACCCGAATAACATCACAATAATCCACTCCACCCTCTCGCTCTCCTCCCAAGTCCTCGACGCCGATTCCGTCTCGGCACTCAATTCAGATCTGAAGCGAAGACGCGGATTGCCTATCAGGATCGTGATGGACACCATGGTTGTGCTGAAGCTTGAGAAATTGAAGAGCAAGAAGTTCGGGATCAGAGTCACCTGTGAGGGAATCCATAGCCAAACTCCCAAGGGGAAGACGCCGGCGACGGCTACCACCTCCGATGCCAGCTGTAAGGTTGATCTCAGAATCAAGATCTGGAAATGGACTTTCTAA